The window CGGCTCCTATTGAAGAGCAAATCAGTAAGACTAAAGAAACAGTCACAGAAAAAGAGGAAAAACAAGAAGAATATGAATTCAGTAGTTTAGAATCGTTAATGGAAGACCTAAAAAAACCGCATATCCCCCCACCTATTTCTGAAGAAGAACCAACTATTACCGAACAGCTCATTCAAGAAGAAGAAGGAGAAACTACAGAAGAATCAATAAAAGAGCCTGAAATAGAGAAATCTGAAGAAAAAGAAGAGCAACCCTTTTCACCATTTAAAGAACTGGAAAAAGAAATAGAAAGGACCTCCTCTAAGGAGGACCACATAAAGAGAGTGCCTGAAAGGGAATCACAAATAACAGCAGGAACCCTGGAATATTCGGGCATTGATTTTTATCTCGAAGCAAATAAAGTAGTGGAACAGGCGATTAACCAGATAAATACTAAATCGCATGATTTTATTATTCCAGTACTGAAGTTGGCTCCCACTTTTGTTAATAACGTATTGAATCACGAAGAACTCCTTGCTTTAGCAATCCAAAAGAAAAGATACAGTAAATGGCTTGTATCACATCAGGTAAATGTAGCAATAATAAGTCTAAAAATAGGCATGGGGCTAAATCTACCCGAGATAAAACTAAATGAACTTACAGTTTCAGCTTTGTTTCATGATATCGGAATGTTAAAAATACCAAACTCTATTATATTTAAACACGGTAGATTAGCTAATGAAGAATTCGACCTAATCAAGAAACACCCAGAATTTGGTGTGGAATTAATATCTCAACTAAGAACAGATTATCCTTATTTGCTCGAAGCAATATACCAGGAGCATGAAAGATATGACGGCTCAGGCTATCCAAGAGGATTGCGTGGAAATGAAATTTCTATGTATGCGAGGATAATTGGACTTGCCGATACTCTTGAGGCTCTACTTCATGGAAGAGCATATAGAGATGGATTTATAACACAGAAAGCCATTCAGACTATCATACAGCAAAGGGCAAAATTATTTGATCCAAAAGTACTTAGAGCAATGATAGATACAATTTCAATATTTCCTGTTGGTAGTTATGTAAAGTTAAATACAGGTGAGCTTGCACGGGTTATATCAATCAATAAACAGAGACCGGTTCGACCAACAGTCGAGGTAATAAGAGACAAGAATGGAGAAGCACTAGCCGAGCCATATCAAATCAACCTTGAAAAAGAGCCCCTTATATACATAACAAAGCAAATCTCTTAAGTTTCTCCACGTTCCTTTAACCTCAACAACAAAAAATAAAGAGCTTTTACCTGATTATACATATTCCTCAAAACTTCAAAGTTAATAAATCTAAAATAGCAATCTCTCCTATCGCCAAAAATAGCGTACAATTTTTCGCTTCTGGAAAAAACAAAAGGTATAAATAAAAGGGAATTTGCCATTTTACCACAGATATCTAATATCTTCTTATCATCAATAATGTAGAATTCCTGTTCACCACATCTTATGTGATCATTAATATTCTCCATAACCTTAGGAAATAGCTCTTTACATTCTATCGATTCCTCGCTTCTAAAAGCATCTACTTTACCAGCTTGTTCCCTCGCAAAGCAATATAAATCCACAGAGTATATCTTCTTCACCTCCTCACAAAAAATCCTTAACAAAGAAGTAACATAATCCTCATACTTACTCTGATTCAATAATTGTGAAAGATTATATACTAATCTGTAACTTTCATTTACATCTTCTCTCTTTCTTAATAAATCCCTTAAGTAGTTCATTAACTGTCCTAATATAAATCCATTCAAAACAAGGATAGATGATAAGAATGCTCCATGGGTAAACCCACCCATTAATATCACAGGATATACTAATTTAGAAACTGGTAATACTAAACTGATACCAAGTGTTATTACTAAAGTAAATACATAAATGATTCTTTTAAATCCCTGATAACAGTTAAATAGTCCAATGTGAAAACTGGCAGATAATGATAACATTATTATTATAGATGGCAATAAAATAGAAATAAAGTTAAAGTTTACCACATTTATTGGTTCATAGGTATATCTGTTCTCAGATATCATAAGATAAACTGATAGAATCAAGCAGAAAAATAAGCAACCATACCACATAATATATACAGTAATGCTTTTTTTAATTCTAACTAATTCATCTGCAATCAATATTGTAAATGAAATTCCTATAAAGGCTAAAAAAGTTATAAAAGCAGAATAAATATTCCAGTAAACAGGGAACTCTGCAAGAAGGGGACTCTTCCCCCACAATTCAAGATAGTCTCTTAATAAATATGCCAGGATTCCATTTACTCCCCAGAACAGAGACATCGAAAGTAATAAACCAATACTCAAAAAATAGTAGCTCCTTCTATTTAGTTTTATTATGCTATGGGCAAAAATTCCTGCCAGAAATATGCCAGCAATTAATCCTATCTCTCTTTCAATTCGGAAACTCTTTATAAAATTTGGTACATTATAAAAAGTTGTGTCAACCACATAAACAATTATAAATATTAATACACTTAAAAAAAGAGGGATAAATATTTTAAAAAAATTTTTCATTAAAAAAGATTACTGTATCACACGATTATTTTCATTGGTTATAATTATTATTGGTTTATAATCGGCTAACTCATTCTCATCTAAAATTGCAAAAGATAAAATAATCAATTTATCACCAGGATAAACCAGCCGGGCAGCCGCACCGTTTACACATATAACACCACTGTTCCTTTCTCCTTCAATCACATAAGTCTCAAACCTATTGCCGTTAGTCAGATCAAGTACGAGCACTTTTTCATAAGGAAATAGCTTTGCCTTATCCATTAGTTCTCTATCAATAGTGATGCTGCCTTCGTAATCCAATTTACTTTCAGTAACAACGCATCCGTGTATTTTGGACTTTAACATTATATACTTCATGTTACTTATCCTCATCAAGATCAAACATTTTAATTTATTAATATTAAATAATATAACAAAAATTTAAAATGAAACATAAAGCTTGACTATCCACCTCTAAATTGCTAAAATTTCAAGCTTATTTAAGAAAAAATTTACAATTATGAAGAACATTTTTGAGTACTTAGACTTTTATTCAAAATACAATCCTAATAAGACTTTTATTTCATATCATGAGAATAATTATTCATACAAACAAATAAACAACGCAGTAAATAATCTTTGTAACATAATAAACAGGTCGTTTGCTAACTATCCCAAGCGTATTGCACTTTTTTTACCTGGTTCCCCAGAATTTATAACTTCTTATTTTGCTTCTATCAAATTGGGAGCTGATGTAGTAATAATACCACCAAATATCACTTATCAGGAACTATCAAATCTTTTAAAGCAGACAAAACCAGATATTCTCATATTGAATAATAATTCAAATGACAAAGTTGATAAGGCTAAATTTCTCTCAAAATGCGAATTTATAAAAATAATATTCAGTTCGAATAAAGACAACTCATTAAATATCAATGAATTAATAAATTATGAATCAGAATTTAAACAAACTACTTACCCAAATTTTGAAGAAAGACAAATACTTTTTTTCTTAAAAAAATTTCGGCAGAAAAGATCTAGAATAGGCTACTCTTATAAAAACATAACCTCTGCAGCTCGGTCACTTGCAGGAATTGTAAAATTCCTTCCAAAGAAAGTTTTTATCAATTCCTATCCTTTACATA of the Candidatus Neomarinimicrobiota bacterium genome contains:
- a CDS encoding HD-GYP domain-containing protein, coding for MTPRMRDILKFYNDDRKSDEEIKKEKSNKDKCYDIVFGNLDELKEKLLNKESENKVKNDKPKEEKLDGKKEERKKEEEKKDDYTAVFGSYESLKEKLLDSCKKSEESMKEKRKEKEELKAKEKPDFKITEEIQEKEMPEAVKVESIGLEKNEPELELSSFNEIREELLKKTPKTVIHKPTEEVKKKKTEKIEEIKATNNVEEETREKTVQEKEETKTAAPIEEQISKTKETVTEKEEKQEEYEFSSLESLMEDLKKPHIPPPISEEEPTITEQLIQEEEGETTEESIKEPEIEKSEEKEEQPFSPFKELEKEIERTSSKEDHIKRVPERESQITAGTLEYSGIDFYLEANKVVEQAINQINTKSHDFIIPVLKLAPTFVNNVLNHEELLALAIQKKRYSKWLVSHQVNVAIISLKIGMGLNLPEIKLNELTVSALFHDIGMLKIPNSIIFKHGRLANEEFDLIKKHPEFGVELISQLRTDYPYLLEAIYQEHERYDGSGYPRGLRGNEISMYARIIGLADTLEALLHGRAYRDGFITQKAIQTIIQQRAKLFDPKVLRAMIDTISIFPVGSYVKLNTGELARVISINKQRPVRPTVEVIRDKNGEALAEPYQINLEKEPLIYITKQIS
- a CDS encoding aspartate 1-decarboxylase, coding for MKYIMLKSKIHGCVVTESKLDYEGSITIDRELMDKAKLFPYEKVLVLDLTNGNRFETYVIEGERNSGVICVNGAAARLVYPGDKLIILSFAILDENELADYKPIIIITNENNRVIQ